A region from the Methanofollis liminatans DSM 4140 genome encodes:
- a CDS encoding ribonuclease III domain-containing protein, giving the protein MHQTLRWHRVGVEENLAALRDGLARKAAALPDGREQALTARWLSSVEEILRQIGSVRLVVMPAVERDLGFSIENDEIFLLALFQPSTKNLFSEINAHFRDGRCALSPTALAEMARLPEAAETLAWIGDAALKIGVLPQIWSPRLADAGLLSERRKAYESNVNMARLCDRWGLYEHRVHFDPPVEKGDCDHVKGTLVEAVLGIVFLQCGLKGVARAARLLAPR; this is encoded by the coding sequence ATGCACCAGACGCTCCGCTGGCACCGGGTCGGTGTCGAAGAGAACCTCGCCGCCCTCAGGGACGGGCTCGCCCGGAAGGCGGCCGCCCTCCCCGATGGGAGAGAGCAGGCCCTGACCGCACGCTGGCTCTCCTCGGTGGAGGAGATCCTGCGGCAGATCGGTTCGGTCCGGTTGGTGGTCATGCCCGCCGTCGAGCGCGACCTCGGCTTTTCCATCGAGAACGACGAGATCTTCCTCCTCGCCCTCTTCCAGCCCTCCACGAAAAACCTCTTCTCCGAGATCAACGCCCATTTCAGGGACGGCAGATGCGCCCTCTCCCCGACTGCGCTCGCAGAGATGGCCCGCCTCCCTGAAGCGGCTGAGACCCTCGCCTGGATCGGGGATGCGGCCCTGAAGATCGGGGTCCTGCCCCAGATCTGGAGCCCGCGCCTCGCCGATGCCGGGCTGCTCTCAGAGCGCCGGAAGGCCTACGAGAGCAATGTGAATATGGCGCGGCTCTGCGACCGCTGGGGGCTGTACGAGCACCGCGTCCATTTCGACCCGCCGGTGGAGAAGGGCGATTGCGATCACGTGAAGGGCACCCTGGTCGAGGCCGTGCTCGGGATCGTCTTCCTCCAGTGCGGGCTCAAAGGGGTGGCACGGGCCGCCCGCCTCCTTGCGCCGCGATAG
- a CDS encoding 4Fe-4S binding protein, whose translation MIIIDRSRCCYCGTCVATCPNSNLELIDACLTMNADCKRCGICANICPVGALEVVHEHRL comes from the coding sequence ATGATTATCATCGATCGTAGCCGGTGTTGTTATTGTGGAACCTGTGTAGCGACCTGTCCGAACTCAAATCTGGAATTAATCGATGCATGTCTCACGATGAACGCTGATTGCAAAAGGTGTGGGATATGTGCGAATATCTGTCCGGTCGGGGCATTGGAGGTAGTACATGAACACCGGTTATGA
- a CDS encoding LysE family transporter → MDGIIPALIIGFVIGLSGALAPGPTLVATIRGSLDHGWTAGPRLAAGHAAVEAVLALAIVAGLAAAADSVAVPVAVVGGAALILFGGLTVRESRTAVLDAPVEAASGSPFLAGVVTSAANPYFWLWWLSVGSGLLLEGLAAGAAVAVAFMIGHWASDFGWFGLVAAGTAGGKTVLSVRQYRLVLAACGVFLIFFGASYLWRALPA, encoded by the coding sequence ATGGACGGCATCATCCCGGCCCTGATCATCGGGTTTGTCATCGGCCTCTCCGGAGCCCTGGCCCCGGGCCCGACCCTGGTGGCGACGATCAGGGGCTCGCTCGATCACGGGTGGACGGCCGGCCCGCGCCTCGCCGCGGGTCATGCGGCCGTCGAGGCGGTCCTCGCTCTCGCGATCGTCGCCGGGCTTGCCGCCGCGGCCGATAGCGTGGCCGTGCCGGTCGCCGTCGTCGGAGGAGCGGCCCTGATCCTCTTCGGCGGGCTCACGGTGCGGGAGAGCCGGACCGCCGTGCTCGACGCCCCCGTAGAAGCGGCATCGGGAAGCCCCTTCCTTGCCGGGGTCGTCACGAGCGCCGCAAACCCGTATTTCTGGCTCTGGTGGCTCTCGGTGGGGAGCGGGCTGTTGCTGGAGGGGCTGGCGGCCGGAGCGGCGGTCGCCGTCGCCTTCATGATCGGCCACTGGGCCTCGGACTTCGGGTGGTTCGGGCTGGTCGCCGCCGGGACGGCGGGCGGAAAGACCGTCCTCTCGGTCAGGCAGTACCGCCTCGTCCTTGCCGCATGCGGGGTGTTCCTGATCTTCTTCGGGGCCTCGTACCTCTGGCGGGCCCTTCCGGCGTGA
- a CDS encoding cupin domain-containing protein, with protein sequence MEGKKNAFAGSVIDPRALVAYQDGAVVSRALVTKKAGTITAFAFDAGEGLSEHTAPYDAVVQVLEGEAEITVGGRPYTLAAGEMIVMPATIPHALFARVPFKMLLVMIHE encoded by the coding sequence ATGGAAGGGAAGAAAAATGCGTTCGCCGGGTCGGTGATCGATCCGCGGGCGCTCGTGGCCTATCAGGACGGGGCGGTCGTCTCCCGCGCCCTCGTCACGAAAAAGGCAGGGACGATCACGGCCTTTGCGTTCGATGCCGGGGAGGGCCTTTCTGAGCACACGGCGCCCTACGATGCGGTGGTCCAGGTCCTGGAGGGCGAGGCGGAGATCACCGTCGGGGGCCGCCCGTACACCCTCGCCGCCGGCGAGATGATCGTCATGCCGGCAACAATTCCGCACGCCCTGTTTGCCCGGGTGCCCTTCAAGATGCTGCTCGTGATGATCCACGAGTGA
- a CDS encoding eS24 family ribosomal protein yields MDIEFPRYERNEACRRIDLEFVARFSGAIPSREEVRAELALISGADPAAIALDRLSPRAKKGEIRGKGRIYDDPTAMKAAER; encoded by the coding sequence ATGGACATCGAGTTCCCGCGCTACGAGCGCAACGAGGCATGCAGGAGGATCGATCTGGAGTTCGTCGCCCGCTTCTCAGGCGCCATCCCGTCGCGGGAGGAGGTGCGTGCAGAGCTGGCCCTGATCTCGGGCGCCGACCCGGCGGCGATCGCCCTCGACCGCCTGAGCCCGCGGGCGAAAAAAGGTGAGATCCGGGGAAAGGGAAGGATATACGACGACCCGACCGCGATGAAGGCCGCGGAGCGGTGA
- a CDS encoding NAD(P)/FAD-dependent oxidoreductase, whose protein sequence is MNTGYDVLVIGGGPGGAIAARTAAEQGLRTCLIEKRPAIGTPVRCAEGICKHELSEFIEPDYKWISAEISQAGIVSPDQTMMVLDSSIAGSKVGYVLERKIFDRALVNQAAAAGADIFVKTSAKAPIITDGVIRGARIDGGVSHIQADVVIAADGVESQFARRCGIDTSVKPGDMMSCAQYLLSNIDINPAMNVFHFGNTIAPGGYIWIFPKGERSANVGVGIAGSKSGEHHRAKDYLDAFVKEKFPDGKTLELIAGGIPVSRPLATTVSDGLMIVGDAARVADPLTGGGIYNSMFTGRLAGETAVECIAKGDCSKNALSSYDKKWRVSPMGQGLNLNYKIKEFLYALSDEKLNKLMQSATRLNLKEFSVLNIVKELALNNPGLLWDMREIIPELYHPPHHEKSGIS, encoded by the coding sequence ATGAACACCGGTTATGACGTGCTGGTAATCGGCGGTGGGCCCGGCGGTGCGATCGCTGCACGAACGGCTGCCGAACAGGGACTTCGAACCTGTTTAATCGAAAAAAGACCGGCTATCGGAACGCCGGTCCGGTGCGCAGAAGGAATTTGTAAACATGAGTTGTCAGAGTTCATCGAGCCCGATTATAAATGGATATCAGCAGAAATTTCACAGGCGGGGATCGTCTCACCAGATCAGACAATGATGGTTCTCGATTCATCGATAGCCGGCAGTAAAGTGGGGTATGTCCTTGAGAGAAAAATTTTCGACCGGGCTCTTGTTAACCAGGCCGCTGCTGCAGGTGCTGACATATTCGTTAAAACCAGTGCAAAAGCTCCCATTATCACCGATGGCGTGATCAGGGGGGCCAGGATCGATGGAGGTGTCTCTCACATTCAGGCAGACGTCGTTATTGCTGCCGATGGGGTAGAGTCGCAATTCGCCAGACGGTGTGGAATCGACACTTCTGTTAAACCCGGCGATATGATGAGTTGCGCACAATATCTGCTCTCAAATATCGATATCAATCCTGCAATGAACGTATTCCACTTTGGAAACACGATCGCTCCGGGCGGATATATCTGGATCTTTCCAAAAGGTGAACGGTCAGCAAATGTCGGGGTCGGGATAGCAGGTTCTAAAAGCGGAGAGCATCATCGAGCAAAGGACTACCTTGACGCATTCGTTAAAGAAAAATTTCCAGACGGCAAAACTCTTGAACTGATTGCCGGAGGAATCCCGGTCTCCCGACCACTTGCAACAACCGTGAGCGATGGCCTGATGATCGTCGGTGATGCCGCCCGGGTCGCAGATCCCCTGACCGGAGGAGGGATCTATAATTCCATGTTTACCGGAAGGCTGGCAGGGGAAACGGCAGTCGAGTGTATTGCGAAAGGGGATTGCAGCAAGAACGCTCTTTCATCGTATGATAAAAAATGGAGAGTGTCTCCAATGGGGCAAGGATTAAACCTGAACTACAAAATCAAGGAATTTTTATACGCTCTTTCTGACGAAAAATTGAATAAACTGATGCAATCGGCGACGCGGTTAAATCTTAAAGAATTTAGCGTGCTTAATATCGTAAAGGAACTGGCTCTCAACAATCCCGGATTGCTCTGGGATATGAGGGAAATTATCCCGGAACTTTATCATCCGCCCCACCATGAGAAATCGGGGATCTCATAA